The following is a genomic window from Crossiella equi.
GGACTCCAGCGCGTTGCGCACGCGGGAGACCGCGCCGATGAGCGCGCGGTGGGCGCCGACCACACCGCCGCCGCGTTCCCGGACGGCCGCGCCGCAGCGCTTGGGGTCGAGGCGGACCGCGATCCAGGTGGTGCGCCGGGCCGCCGCGGGCAGCGGGCCGAGCACCTCCATGTAGGAGGCCAGCGCGGGCGAGGACGGCGGCAGGGCCGCGCTGCCCGGGTAGCAGTGGGTGATGACCTGGATGGAGTCCAGCACGACGCCGCGGTCCTCCAGGCACGGTGCCAGCGCGCTCAGCGGCAGCGGTGGCGTGGCGCCCACGTGCGAGACCATGATCGGCTCGGGGTCCACGAGCAGCAGCGCGGTCCAGGTGCCCTCGTGCCAGGCGAACCCGATCGGGCGATCCTCGTGGTCCTTGCCGTGCGCGACGACGAGGTCCGGGAAGGCCAGCCGCAGCAGCCCGACCCTCGGGTCCTCGGTGCCGGTGACCTTGGCGTCGGTGTCTGCGGCGGAGACCGCCTGCTCCGGCGGGACCGGCTGCGCGGTCCGGGTGTGGTTGCGGAAGGTGTAGCCGAGGGTGAGGCCGATCCACTGGGTGAGCCAGCGGCCGCGCCACCGGGCCAGCGCCAGGATCAGTGCCAGACCGGCGATCCCGGCCCCGACGGGCAGCAGGGCGGTGTTGATCGCCAGCAGCACCAGGCCGATGGCGACACCGATCTCGAGCACGACCAGGTTGGCCACCGGCAGGGCGCCGAGCGTGGCGCCGACCTCGCGCTTGCGGGCCCGCATGACGGTGCGCACGGCACCGGCGACAGCCGCCGGGTTCGGCGGGGCCGGTGGGCGCTGCTGGGCAGACTGGGGTGTGGTCACGGACATCCGCCCTCTGTAGTTCCCCTCGTGGGCACGAAACGCTCCCCTGATGGACCTGGCACGCGGCAGCCGGTGGATGATCGGTGATCACCAGGCTCCGCCGAAGGAGTGTCGGGTTCCCCCAACCGCACCCACGCGGGCCGCCGATCCGGCTATCCTGCCGAACCGTACCGCGACCGGGAGAGCAGCAGGCCGAGAATGCCCTCAACACCTACCACCAAGTCCCAGGTTCACGCGTACCAGTTCGTGATTCGCAGGATGGAATCCGCACTGGTCCGCAAGGACGCGGTGATGTTGCACGAGCCCACCCGCACCCAGGCACGAGCCACGGTGGTCGGGGCGATCCTCGCCGCCGTCTGCGTGCTCGGCTTCATGATCTACGGCTTCCTGTCCCCGGCGGGCGCCCCGCCGAAGGACGGCGGCATCGTGATCAGCAAGCAGTCCGGGGCCGTCTACGTGATGCTGACCAACCCCAAGATGCTGGTGGCCACGCCGAACATGGCCTCGGCCCGCCTGCTCCTGATGGCGATGGGCGGCCAGGTCCAGCAGGACGGACCGACCACAGTGGACGAGTCCTCGCTCACCGGTGTCTCCCGCGGTGCCTTCACCGGCATCCCCGGCGCGCCCGAGCTGCTGCCCACCCAAGACCAACGGGTTTCACCCGACTGGGGGGTCTGCGACTCGCTCACCCTGGACCAGTCGGACAACCAGCCCGAGCTGAACCCGGACGTGCTGACCACCGCGTTCGGCGGGGTCACCGACCTGGGCCGCAAGCTCAACCCGAACGAGGGCCTGCTGCTCAAGGACGCCACCGGCAACGTGCACCTGGTGTACGCCAACCCCGGTTCGCAGGGGCTGGCCGGGCACGGGTTCGTGCGCGCGAAGCTGGACATGAAGAACCAGGCCGTGCTGGACGCGCTGCGCATCGGTGACACGGTCCCGCGCAAGGTGTCCACGTCGCTGCTGAACGCCATCCAGGAAGTCAAGCCGATCAAGGCGCCGGACGTGACCGGCAAGGGCGAGACCCCGCGGTACAGCATGGGCGGCAACAAGATCGGCAGCGTCGTGCGGTACGAGAACGCCGACAGTGGCTATTCCTACTTCCTGCTGCTCAGCGATGGTGTGCAGGAGATCCCGTCGGCGGTGGCCGCGTTGATGCGGCAGTCGAACTCCTCCAGCACCGACTGGCCCGCGGTGCAGCCGAGCCTGGTCACCCAGGCGGGCAAGAGCCAGAACCCGGTGGACATCAAGGACTTCCCGACGGCCATCCCGAAGATCGTGCCGGTCGCCACGGCCACCACGACCTGCCTGAGCTGGACGCTGAAGGACAACAAGCAGATCACCTCCATCGGCGTGGCCACCGCCACCCCGACGCCGAACAAGGACCTCAAGCCCGTGCAGCTCGCGCAGGCCGACGGCAACGGCGAGGCGGTCGACCAGTTCTTCATGCCGCCGGGCAAGGCGGCCGTGGTGCGCAGCTCCACCGGGGACAACAACCTCAACGGGCCGATCTACCTGGTCTCGGACCGGGGTGTGAAGTTCAGCGTGCCCAGCGTGGAGGTGGCCAAGGGCCTCGGCCTCGGCGAGCAGTTCCCGCTGGCGCCCGAGACGATCCTGACCACTCTGCCGAGCGGTCCGGCGCTGGACCCCAAGGACGCGGCCCGGATGTTCGACACGGTGGAGATCTCCGGCGGCCCCGCGGTGCGGCGGCCGGGACCGACCACGGGTGCGCAGGCGGGCGGCTGATCACCCGCTGGGTGGAACCGGAGGCACCGGCGTACCGTCCGATCCAGGTGGACGGCACACCGGGCAGGGAGGGGGCTCCGTGACGAAGGTCAGGATCGACACCGACTGGCTGGGCGGGTACGCCAAGCAGGTCGCGGCGGCGGGCGAGGAGCTCCGCCGCGCGTCCGGGGCGCTGAACGCGGCGCCGCTCGGCCCGGAGGCCTTCGGGGAGCTGGGTCGCGAGCTGCGCACTGCCGAGTCCTACCGGCGTGCGGCTGACCTGCTGCGCGGCCAGCTCACCCGGGCGGGCGAGGCGCTGGCCTCGGCCGCCACCGAGCTGGGCGAGGTCATCGAGCACTACCGGGGCGGCGAGTCCGACAGCGCGCTGGACCTGCGGCGCAGCGAGCGGAGGCCGTGATGGACTTCCGCTCCCTGCGGGCCCACCCGCCCGCCGAGGCCACCGTCCACTCCGGACCGGACGGCCGGGCCGCCGCGCGCGGTCTGGACAGCCACCTGAACTACCTCTCCAACACCGCCCGCCAGCTGGGCGTGCCCGACCCGGTCGAGGAGTACTTCGGCCCGGTTGTGGGGCAGTGGAACGACATGCACGCCGAGGCCGCCCGCTGGCGTGCCGCCGCCCGCACCCTGGAGGACGTCTCCGGCCGCCTGACCAAGCCGCTGGGCGGCCTGGACTCGGTGTGGGACGGCGCGGACTCCGACGCCTTCCTCGACCACATGCGCAAGGTCGGCCTGGCGGGCACCGGCGTCTCGGACGCGATGGTGGCCATGGCCGACGCCCTGGACGCCACCGCGGAGGGCCTGAGCCAGATCGTGCGGGACCTGGTCGAGGTCCTGGCCGACAGCGCGGAGAACGTCTCGGCGGCCCTGGTCGTCCCGGTGCAGGGTGAGCACAGGGCGCGCAAGTACCTCGACGACCAGAAGCGCCCCACCCGGGAGCTGTTCGAGGCCGCGCGCAAGGTGCTCCAGGCACTGGTCGGACTGTGCGACAACATGGAGCAGAGCGACGCGTTCGCGGCCATCAAGCTGAGCAACAAGATGCCGGAGACCAACTGGTCCTTCACCGCGCCCAAGCCCGCCCAGCCCCCGCAGGACCTCACCGCCGCGGCGGGCCGGGGCGGCGGTGGCGCGGGCGGCGGCCTCGGTGGGGGCGGCGGCGGTGGTGGCATCGGCGGCGGGCTCGGCGGGGGTGGCGGCGCGTCCGCCCCGGCCCCGTCCCCGCTGGCGGCGGGCGGCCAGGCCTCGGTCGTGCAGGGCCCGCCCAGCGGCACCGCACAGCCCGCGGCGGCCTCCTTCGGCCCGCCTGGTGCCCAGCAGGGCCCGCCTGGCGCGCCCGGCATGGGCGGCATGATGCCGGGCATGATGGGCGCTGGCGCCGGTGGTGGCCAGGGCGGCGACCAGGAGCACAAGTCCAAGGTGCGGGTCACCGCGGAGACCGCCGAGCTGTTCGGCAAGCCCACCAAGGCGGCCCCGCCGGTCATCGGCGAGGACTGACCCCGGACACGCGGAAGGCCCCCTCGGAGCTTCCCGAGGGGGCCTTCCGCGTTGTCACACCAGGGGTTTGAGCGCCTCGTCGGCGTGCGCACGCCTGCGGTCGCGCTGCGAGGTGCGCACTACGAACAGCGTGATCAGCAGCAGCCCGAGGCCGCCGCCCGCGCCGATGACGGCCACCGCCGTGGGCGTCCAGTCCTTGACCAGCGGCGGGTTCAGCGGCATCGCCGTGCGCACCGGGGCGGCGGGCTGCACGCCAGCCTCCTCCGGCAGTACCGCGGTCAGCGCGGCCATCGGGTCGACCATGCCGTAGCCCAGATAGAAGTCCCGGCCGTCGCCGCCCGCCGGGTGCTGGGCGGTCTTGGTGAGCCGGTCCATCACCTGCTTCGCGGACAGCTTCGGGAACCGCTCGCGCACCAGCGCGGCCACGCCCGCCACGTACGGGGCGGCGAAGCTGGTGCCCTGGATGACCACCGGCCGGCCGCTGGAGTCCGGCACGCGGTTGGCCAGGCCGGTACCACCCTGGCCCGGGTCGAGCGAGACGATGTCGGTGCCCGGCCCGGCGATGTCCACCCACGGGCCGCCGATGGAGAACGACGCCCGGCCGCCGCCGCGCTGGATCGCGCCGACGGTGAGCACCTCGTCGTCCATGTACGCGGGGCTGACCACCGTGCGCGCCTTGCCCGGCTCGTTGTTCTCCTTGCAGACGGTGGCGTTCTCGCTGCCGTCGGTGTTCCCGGCGGCCACCACGATGACCTTGTCCTTCTCCTTGAACGCGTACTGCACGGCCGCCCGGACCCCGGACTGGTCGGCCAGGTTGCCCTTGGGCGCGCAGATGGACTCGGAGATGTTGATGACCTTGACCGCGTCGTCGTCGGCCGCGCGCCGGATCGCCTGCCCCAGTGTCAGGGAGTTGCCAGCGGTCGACTTGGTGGCGTCATCGGCGAAGTACGGGTCGGTCTGCCGGATCGCGAGGATCTTCGCGTCCGGGGCCACGCCCTTGAAGCCCTCCAGGTCGTTGCCCCGGTCCGCGGCGATGATGCCCGCGACCAGCGTGCCGTGGCCGTTGCAGTCGTAGGCGCCGCTCCGGTTGCCCTCGACGTAGTCGCCGCCGCCCTGCAGCCGGTTGCCGAAGCGCGGGTGCGGGTTCACGCCGGTGTCGATCACCGCGACCTTGATGTCGGCACCGGTGGCGAACCGCCAGAGGCTCTCCACCTGGAGCTCCATCTGGCCCCACGGGCGCGGGATCACGGTGCCGCCGCCGCTGTTGGACTGCAGGCACTGCTTCTTGGGCGTGTAGTTCTTGTCCGGCCCGGTCTTGTTCTGGGGCAGCGCTCCCGCGGCCGGAGGCTTCGGGAACGGGTCGTCCCGCACCGGTCCGGGGGTCGCCACCGGCTGCTGGGCCTGGGCGGGCAGGGCCGGGACGAGCGTGAGCAGCACCGCCGCGACGCCGGTCAGCGCCGCGGTCCGTCGCGTCCGCCGCATCACAGGTGCCGGATCGCCGTGTAGAGCTCCATCACCGCGAGGGCGAGGGGCAGCACGGCCGCGATGAACACCGCCTCGGCGATGTCGACCGAGCGCCGCATCGGCGGGGAGAAGCGCTGCTTCGGGAAGACCACGCCGAGCACCAGGCCCAGTGCGGCCAGCACGACCAGCGTGCCGAAGACCCACAGCAGCTTGCCGAACGGGCTGGCGGTCAGCATCCAGCCGACGAGCAGGCCGCCCGCACCCAGGATGCCGGTGGACAGCAGCGCCACCGCCTGGGTGCCGTTGGCGTAGGTGCGGGCGCGCAGCAGCAGCACGGCGGTGACCACCGCGCCGAAGATCGGGCCCCACAGCGCGGGCATGGTGCCCGCGAGGACCGCGCCACCCGCGGCGACCAGGCCGCAGCCGATGATCATGCCGGTCATGTACTCGTGGGCCAGGCCCGCGCGCCGCTCGATGACCTCGTAGTCCGGGAAGCCCTGGTCCTCCTTGAGGTCCTCGGCGTTGCTCGGCACGTGCGGCAGCGGGATCTTGGCCATCTTGATGGTCATCTGCGGCAGCGTCGACAGCACCACCAGGGCCACCGCCGCGGCGCCCGCGCCGAAGCCGTGCACCGGGTAGTCCACGAACGTGGCCACGGCCGCGGTGAGCAGGCCGAGCACCCCGACCGTGGCGGCCGCGATGAACACCGACACGCCCGCGCCGATGACCATCAGCGCGGCGCCCGCGACCACCGCGACGAGCGCGAAGCCCAGCAGCACGTTCGGCGCGGCCGGGCCCTTCGGCACGGCGTACAGCCCGGCCACGAAGGCCATCGGCAGGCCACCGGTGGCGGCGATGATGATGCCGGTGGTCGGCGCGCCGTAGGAGCGCACCACGACCGCGCCGATGACGACCGCGACGATCGCGGCCACCCCCGCGGTGATGGCGGCGGCCAGCGGGTAGGCGGGCCCGGCCAGGTACACCGCGGCGGCGGCGGCGATGAAGGCCAGCCCGCCCGCCCAGTGTCCGAGCTTGCGCGCGGTGTCGGAGTCCCAGGCCCGGAAGCTGTCCGGGTCGGCGTCGGCGATCGCGTCCACCACGTCGTCGTAGAGCGCCTTCGGCGGGTTCTCGACACGGCGGCGCAGCTGGAGGATGTCACCGTCCACAACAGCCAGTGAGGCCAGCGTGCGGCCCGGCTCCAGCGGGTCCTGGCCGATCTTCGCCAGGCACCAGCCGCCGTGCCGGACGCCGCCGTCCGGGCTGTTCTCGCCTGCCATCTCCAGCAGCATCGGCAGCAGGTCGGCCACCGCGACATCCGCGGGAAGCGCGACGTCGATGCGCGTTCGCGGTGCCACCACGGTCACTCGGCTGAACACCGTCGTCCCGGTCGCCACCAGGCGCCCCCTTGCTCGTGTACTCGGTTGGTCTCTGCTCGCGGCGGTTGTCATTCGTACCGCGTTCGTGGCGGGTTGCCCGAACTGGCCCTAGCGGCCGCTGAGCGCCCCTAGTATGGCCGCACCGGTCCGACCGGCACCCCGGGTTCGGGAGGAATGGGGTAGGAAAGTCTCCCCGGGCCCCCGTACGGGTGGCGTTGGACCGCCTTGGCCGAAGCAGAGCGACGAAGAGGTAACCGTTCGGTGAGCACGCTCCAGTTCAAGCGTTCGCCGCGGCTCAGCCCGCCGCGACCCCCTGGCGGCGAGGTGCACCTGGAGCCGCCGCCCGAGGTGCCCAGGGTCATCCCCGGCAACATCTTCATGAAGGTGCTGCCGTTCGTGATGATCGTCGCGTCCGTCGGCATGATGGCCTTCATGTTCACGACCGGGGGCCGCAACCCCCAGTCGTTGCTCTTCGGCGGCATGTTCCTCATCTCGACCATCGGCATGATGGCCGGTGGCGGCATGGGTGGTGGTGGCAAGGGCCAGAAGAAGGCCGAGATGAACGAGGACCGCAAGGACTACCTGCGGTACCTCGGCCAGATGCGGCAGCGCGCCCGCGAGGCGATCGCGGAGCAGCGCGCCGAGCGCGAGTGGGTGCACCCGGATCCGCGCATGCTGTGGTCGCTGACGGCCAAGAAGAGCCGCCGCATGTGGGAGCGCCGGGCCAACGACCCGGACTTCGTGCACGTGCGCATCTGCGTGGGCACCCAGCGCCTGGCCACGCGCCTGGTCCCGCCGCAGACCGGCCCGGTCGACGAGCTGGAGCCGATCTCCACGCTGGCGCTGCGCCGCTTCGTGCGCGCGCACTCGCTGGTCCCGGACCTGCCGATCTCCATCACCATGCGCGGGTTCGCCGCGATCAGCCTGGAGGGCGACAAGGAGCTCACCCGCCCCCTGGCCCGCGCGATGCTGGCGCAGCTGGCCACCTTCCACACCCCGGAGGACCTGCTCATCGCGGTGGTCACCGCGGGCAAGACGAAGGCTGAGTGGGAGTGGGCGAAGTGGCTGCCGCACGTGCAGCACCCCAAGCTCGTCGACGGCATCGGCCAGTTGCGCATGATGTCCGGCTCGCTGATGCAGGTCGAGGCCTGGCTGGACCAGCTCGAGCAGCCGCTGCGCGACCGCAGGGGCTTCAGCCGCAACGCGCCGCCGAACGCGGACGAGCCGCACGTGGTGATCATCATCGACGACGGTGACGTCACCCG
Proteins encoded in this region:
- the eccE gene encoding type VII secretion protein EccE yields the protein MRARKREVGATLGALPVANLVVLEIGVAIGLVLLAINTALLPVGAGIAGLALILALARWRGRWLTQWIGLTLGYTFRNHTRTAQPVPPEQAVSAADTDAKVTGTEDPRVGLLRLAFPDLVVAHGKDHEDRPIGFAWHEGTWTALLLVDPEPIMVSHVGATPPLPLSALAPCLEDRGVVLDSIQVITHCYPGSAALPPSSPALASYMEVLGPLPAAARRTTWIAVRLDPKRCGAAVRERGGGVVGAHRALIGAVSRVRNALESRGVPIRPLDADELLRSATSAAELSSVVNATTPTTLTERWTGVTAAGIGHASYAVTGWSTKGVAQSLNVLTGIRALSSTVSVAISPSGESGQVGLRGLVRVSARNPAELESADARLQQVSNHIGITLTPLRGQQLDAFAASLPLGGNT
- the eccD gene encoding type VII secretion integral membrane protein EccD, whose translation is MATGTTVFSRVTVVAPRTRIDVALPADVAVADLLPMLLEMAGENSPDGGVRHGGWCLAKIGQDPLEPGRTLASLAVVDGDILQLRRRVENPPKALYDDVVDAIADADPDSFRAWDSDTARKLGHWAGGLAFIAAAAAVYLAGPAYPLAAAITAGVAAIVAVVIGAVVVRSYGAPTTGIIIAATGGLPMAFVAGLYAVPKGPAAPNVLLGFALVAVVAGAALMVIGAGVSVFIAAATVGVLGLLTAAVATFVDYPVHGFGAGAAAVALVVLSTLPQMTIKMAKIPLPHVPSNAEDLKEDQGFPDYEVIERRAGLAHEYMTGMIIGCGLVAAGGAVLAGTMPALWGPIFGAVVTAVLLLRARTYANGTQAVALLSTGILGAGGLLVGWMLTASPFGKLLWVFGTLVVLAALGLVLGVVFPKQRFSPPMRRSVDIAEAVFIAAVLPLALAVMELYTAIRHL
- the eccB gene encoding type VII secretion protein EccB, whose protein sequence is MPSTPTTKSQVHAYQFVIRRMESALVRKDAVMLHEPTRTQARATVVGAILAAVCVLGFMIYGFLSPAGAPPKDGGIVISKQSGAVYVMLTNPKMLVATPNMASARLLLMAMGGQVQQDGPTTVDESSLTGVSRGAFTGIPGAPELLPTQDQRVSPDWGVCDSLTLDQSDNQPELNPDVLTTAFGGVTDLGRKLNPNEGLLLKDATGNVHLVYANPGSQGLAGHGFVRAKLDMKNQAVLDALRIGDTVPRKVSTSLLNAIQEVKPIKAPDVTGKGETPRYSMGGNKIGSVVRYENADSGYSYFLLLSDGVQEIPSAVAALMRQSNSSSTDWPAVQPSLVTQAGKSQNPVDIKDFPTAIPKIVPVATATTTCLSWTLKDNKQITSIGVATATPTPNKDLKPVQLAQADGNGEAVDQFFMPPGKAAVVRSSTGDNNLNGPIYLVSDRGVKFSVPSVEVAKGLGLGEQFPLAPETILTTLPSGPALDPKDAARMFDTVEISGGPAVRRPGPTTGAQAGG
- the mycP gene encoding type VII secretion-associated serine protease mycosin, whose amino-acid sequence is MRRTRRTAALTGVAAVLLTLVPALPAQAQQPVATPGPVRDDPFPKPPAAGALPQNKTGPDKNYTPKKQCLQSNSGGGTVIPRPWGQMELQVESLWRFATGADIKVAVIDTGVNPHPRFGNRLQGGGDYVEGNRSGAYDCNGHGTLVAGIIAADRGNDLEGFKGVAPDAKILAIRQTDPYFADDATKSTAGNSLTLGQAIRRAADDDAVKVINISESICAPKGNLADQSGVRAAVQYAFKEKDKVIVVAAGNTDGSENATVCKENNEPGKARTVVSPAYMDDEVLTVGAIQRGGGRASFSIGGPWVDIAGPGTDIVSLDPGQGGTGLANRVPDSSGRPVVIQGTSFAAPYVAGVAALVRERFPKLSAKQVMDRLTKTAQHPAGGDGRDFYLGYGMVDPMAALTAVLPEEAGVQPAAPVRTAMPLNPPLVKDWTPTAVAVIGAGGGLGLLLITLFVVRTSQRDRRRAHADEALKPLV
- a CDS encoding WXG100 family type VII secretion target, encoding MDFRSLRAHPPAEATVHSGPDGRAAARGLDSHLNYLSNTARQLGVPDPVEEYFGPVVGQWNDMHAEAARWRAAARTLEDVSGRLTKPLGGLDSVWDGADSDAFLDHMRKVGLAGTGVSDAMVAMADALDATAEGLSQIVRDLVEVLADSAENVSAALVVPVQGEHRARKYLDDQKRPTRELFEAARKVLQALVGLCDNMEQSDAFAAIKLSNKMPETNWSFTAPKPAQPPQDLTAAAGRGGGGAGGGLGGGGGGGGIGGGLGGGGGASAPAPSPLAAGGQASVVQGPPSGTAQPAAASFGPPGAQQGPPGAPGMGGMMPGMMGAGAGGGQGGDQEHKSKVRVTAETAELFGKPTKAAPPVIGED